The following coding sequences are from one Arthrobacter crystallopoietes window:
- a CDS encoding NAD(P)/FAD-dependent oxidoreductase, whose protein sequence is MSRAGTTYDDAERRIPQSRIQVTLAGASTTPYWLDDPSRPDPLPPLEGATATDLAVVGGGYTGLWTALMAKERNPDRRVVLLEGKRIGWAASGRNGGFCEASLTHGEANGEKHLPQETARLQELGLENLQQIADTVEKYGIDCGFEWTGTLSVATEDHQVEWLREDEGKDPDVVFLDRDAVRKELNSPLYRAGLWDKKSTAMLHPARLAWGLQRACLASGVEIYEHTPVRSISAATGGNGPVRLTTDGGTVTAAKVALATNVFPSLLKRTRLHTVPVYDYVLMTEPLTPEQLRAIGWHNRQGLSDLNNRFHYYRLATDPQGHQRILFGGYDAVYHYGRQVKAEYDQREETFARLAAHFYATFPQLESVKFTHKWGGAIDTCSRFFSFFTTAYGGRVAYAAGYTGLGVGATRFGANVLLDLLAGTPTERTRLQLVTKKPLPFPPEPLAWLGVKITTAAMIRSDRRQGRRGPWLKLMDAAGIGFDS, encoded by the coding sequence ATGAGCCGGGCAGGTACTACGTACGACGACGCCGAACGTCGCATCCCGCAGTCCCGAATCCAAGTGACGCTGGCCGGTGCTTCCACCACGCCGTACTGGCTCGACGACCCGTCCCGGCCGGATCCCCTCCCGCCGCTGGAGGGGGCTACCGCCACGGATCTAGCCGTCGTGGGCGGCGGCTATACCGGGTTGTGGACGGCACTGATGGCCAAGGAACGCAATCCGGACCGGCGCGTGGTGCTGCTGGAAGGCAAGCGGATCGGCTGGGCGGCATCCGGGCGCAACGGCGGTTTCTGCGAGGCCAGTCTGACCCATGGCGAAGCCAACGGCGAGAAGCACCTGCCGCAGGAAACCGCGCGCCTGCAGGAGCTGGGCCTTGAGAACCTGCAGCAGATCGCTGACACGGTGGAGAAGTACGGGATCGACTGCGGCTTCGAGTGGACGGGCACGCTCAGCGTCGCCACCGAGGACCACCAGGTGGAGTGGCTGCGCGAGGATGAGGGCAAGGATCCGGACGTGGTGTTCCTGGACCGGGACGCCGTCCGCAAGGAACTGAACTCCCCGCTCTACCGGGCCGGCCTCTGGGACAAGAAGAGCACGGCCATGCTCCACCCGGCCCGCCTCGCGTGGGGATTGCAGCGCGCCTGCCTGGCCTCCGGCGTCGAAATTTACGAGCACACGCCGGTCCGCAGCATCAGTGCCGCGACAGGTGGCAACGGTCCGGTCCGGTTGACTACCGACGGCGGCACGGTCACCGCGGCGAAGGTCGCGCTGGCCACCAATGTGTTCCCCTCCCTGCTCAAGCGCACCCGGCTGCACACCGTGCCGGTCTACGACTACGTCCTGATGACCGAACCGCTGACGCCCGAACAGCTGCGGGCCATCGGCTGGCACAACCGGCAGGGACTCAGCGATCTGAACAACCGCTTCCACTACTACCGGCTGGCCACCGATCCGCAGGGGCACCAGCGCATCCTCTTCGGCGGCTACGACGCGGTGTACCACTACGGCCGGCAGGTGAAGGCCGAATACGACCAGCGCGAGGAGACCTTCGCCCGCCTGGCCGCCCACTTCTACGCCACGTTCCCGCAGCTGGAGTCGGTGAAATTCACTCACAAGTGGGGCGGCGCCATCGACACGTGCAGCCGCTTCTTCTCCTTCTTTACGACGGCGTACGGCGGCCGGGTTGCCTACGCCGCCGGTTACACGGGGCTGGGTGTGGGCGCCACGCGTTTCGGTGCCAACGTGCTGCTGGACCTGCTCGCCGGCACGCCGACAGAACGCACCCGGCTGCAGCTGGTGACCAAGAAACCGCTCCCGTTCCCGCCCGAGCCGCTGGCCTGGCTCGGCGTCAAAATCACCACGGCCGCCATGATCCGATCGGACCGCCGCCAGGGCAGGCGCGGTCCCTGGCTCAAGCTAATGGACGCCGCCGGAATCGGCTTCGATTCCTGA
- a CDS encoding amidohydrolase → MSADWIFHSGRIFDGQQVHPTATAVAVTDGRITAVGTDAQVREAAGTAAETVDLAGRLLTPGFTDAHVHAVYGGVERLGCDLSDVSGLDAVLACVADYAAATEKSWITGGGWHKADFPGGYPTRNLLDRIVPDRPVYLINADHHSAWVNTRALELAGMDAATPDPADGWIERGTDGFPTGTLHEGAMDLVNEFLPPLTEEDLCGGLLEAQRYLHSVGVTGWQEAILGSYAGYPDASSAYRTLAGRGLLTGRATGALWVPRSTTSENIAELVAGFEERRRDNSAAGFVTTSAKIMVDGVPENRTAAMLDPYLRPCRCGNPDGRDPSGGSAGHAAADQDADGDDRGLLYLPKEVLTETAVALDAAGFDLHLHVIGDRAVRDGLDAVEHARRSNPHTRGRHHMAHLQIIHPEDIARFAALGVTVNAQALWACNDNQMLQLTVPLIGAERAAWQYPFGSLLAAGATMAMGSDWPVSTPDPWQAIHVAVNRSYPAYPDVPPLLPEQAISLQTALSSYTAGSAWLNRNDDGGAIAVGKTADLVVLNADPFRLDPGELHTVGTDFTMVAGIPVYTGQPQEAKA, encoded by the coding sequence GTGAGCGCAGACTGGATCTTCCACTCCGGTCGGATTTTTGACGGGCAGCAGGTCCACCCGACGGCGACGGCGGTAGCGGTCACCGACGGCCGGATCACTGCGGTGGGCACGGACGCGCAGGTGCGCGAGGCTGCCGGCACCGCCGCGGAAACGGTGGACCTGGCCGGCCGTCTCCTCACCCCTGGCTTCACGGACGCCCATGTCCACGCCGTCTACGGCGGCGTCGAGCGGCTGGGCTGCGATCTCTCCGACGTCTCCGGGCTGGACGCTGTCCTGGCCTGCGTCGCCGACTATGCGGCCGCCACCGAAAAAAGCTGGATTACCGGCGGCGGCTGGCACAAGGCGGACTTCCCCGGCGGCTACCCTACGCGCAACTTGCTTGACAGAATCGTGCCGGACCGGCCGGTCTACCTCATCAACGCGGACCATCACAGCGCCTGGGTCAATACCCGCGCGCTGGAACTCGCCGGGATGGATGCGGCAACACCGGACCCCGCGGACGGGTGGATCGAACGCGGCACGGACGGCTTCCCCACTGGCACGCTGCACGAGGGCGCGATGGACCTGGTCAACGAGTTCCTGCCGCCACTCACGGAAGAGGATCTCTGCGGCGGACTGCTCGAAGCCCAGCGCTACCTGCACTCGGTCGGCGTCACCGGCTGGCAGGAGGCCATCCTCGGCAGCTACGCGGGCTACCCGGACGCCAGCAGCGCCTACCGCACCCTGGCCGGCCGCGGCCTGCTGACCGGCAGGGCAACCGGCGCGCTCTGGGTGCCGCGCAGCACCACCTCAGAGAACATCGCCGAGCTGGTTGCCGGGTTCGAAGAACGACGCCGGGACAACAGTGCCGCCGGATTCGTCACCACGAGCGCCAAGATCATGGTGGACGGCGTGCCCGAGAACCGCACGGCCGCGATGCTGGATCCCTACCTGCGCCCCTGCCGCTGCGGAAACCCGGACGGCAGGGACCCCAGCGGCGGCAGCGCCGGCCACGCCGCCGCGGACCAGGACGCGGACGGGGACGACCGGGGGCTGCTGTACCTGCCCAAGGAGGTGCTGACCGAGACCGCGGTTGCGCTGGATGCGGCCGGCTTCGACCTGCACCTGCATGTCATCGGGGACCGCGCAGTCCGGGACGGCCTCGACGCCGTCGAGCACGCGCGCCGCAGCAACCCGCACACCCGCGGACGCCACCACATGGCGCACCTGCAGATCATCCATCCGGAGGACATCGCCCGGTTTGCCGCCCTCGGGGTGACGGTCAACGCCCAGGCGCTCTGGGCGTGCAATGACAACCAGATGCTGCAGCTGACGGTCCCGCTCATCGGTGCGGAACGCGCCGCCTGGCAGTATCCCTTCGGCTCGCTGCTGGCGGCCGGCGCCACCATGGCCATGGGCTCGGACTGGCCGGTGTCCACGCCCGATCCGTGGCAGGCCATCCACGTGGCAGTCAACCGCAGCTACCCTGCCTACCCCGATGTGCCGCCCCTGCTGCCGGAACAGGCCATTTCACTGCAGACCGCCCTCTCGTCCTACACAGCCGGCTCGGCCTGGCTGAACCGCAACGACGACGGCGGCGCCATCGCCGTCGGCAAGACCGCCGATCTCGTGGTGCTGAACGCGGATCCCTTCCGGCTGGACCCGGGCGAGCTGCACACCGTCGGCACGGACTTCACCATGGTGGCTGGCATCCCGGTCTACACCGGACAGCCGCAGGAGGCGAAGGCATGA
- a CDS encoding gamma-aminobutyraldehyde dehydrogenase has translation MHQFIDGRYREGRGDEAKRINPATGEPAETIRYATTDDVDDAVAAAKRAFATWSRCTPAERSDALLALAAELGRRAWDIAAVETTQTGKAIRLATEFDVPGTIDNVSFFAGAARQLQGLAAGEYGAGGTSMIRREPIGVIGSIAPWNYPFQMAGWKILPAIAAGNTIVLKPSELTPGTALIFAEAATAAGIPDGVINIVTGTGAVAGEHLVRHPDVAMTSFTGSTAVGRKIMALASETAKRVHLELGGKAPFVVFDDADVEAAAHGAVAGSIINAGQDCTAATRAYIQRPLFDAFTARVAELMDQVILGDPTDDATDLGSLISHAHRDKVAGFVDRARADGATILAGGHAPGGDLAAGAYYRPTLVVGAAQDSEIVQEEVFGPVLTALPFDTDDEALALANDTPYGLAACAWTNDLNRSLRASAEIQAGCVWINDHIPIVSEMPHGGYKASGFGKDMSAYSLEEYTNTKHVMLSRDKAPHKDWQNTVFRTRH, from the coding sequence ATGCACCAGTTTATTGACGGCCGGTACCGCGAAGGCCGAGGCGACGAGGCCAAACGGATCAACCCCGCCACCGGCGAGCCCGCCGAGACCATCCGCTACGCGACTACGGACGACGTCGACGACGCGGTCGCCGCGGCCAAGCGCGCCTTCGCCACCTGGTCGCGCTGCACCCCGGCCGAGCGCTCCGACGCCCTGCTCGCCCTCGCCGCAGAACTGGGCCGCCGCGCCTGGGACATAGCGGCCGTCGAAACCACACAGACCGGCAAGGCCATCCGCCTGGCCACGGAGTTCGACGTCCCGGGCACCATCGACAACGTCTCCTTCTTCGCCGGCGCCGCCCGGCAACTGCAGGGCCTCGCCGCCGGCGAATACGGCGCCGGCGGCACGTCCATGATCCGCCGCGAACCCATCGGCGTGATCGGATCCATCGCCCCCTGGAACTACCCCTTCCAGATGGCCGGCTGGAAAATCCTGCCCGCCATCGCCGCCGGCAACACCATCGTGCTCAAACCCTCCGAACTCACCCCCGGCACCGCCCTCATCTTCGCCGAAGCCGCCACCGCCGCCGGCATCCCGGACGGCGTGATCAACATCGTCACCGGCACCGGAGCCGTGGCCGGCGAACACCTCGTCAGGCACCCCGACGTGGCCATGACCTCCTTCACCGGCTCCACCGCCGTCGGACGCAAAATCATGGCCCTGGCTAGCGAAACCGCCAAACGCGTGCACCTGGAACTCGGCGGCAAAGCCCCGTTCGTGGTCTTCGACGACGCCGACGTCGAGGCCGCCGCCCACGGCGCCGTCGCCGGGTCCATCATCAACGCCGGCCAGGACTGCACCGCCGCCACCCGCGCCTACATCCAGCGCCCGCTCTTCGACGCCTTCACCGCCCGCGTCGCCGAACTCATGGACCAGGTGATCCTCGGCGACCCCACCGACGACGCCACGGACCTCGGCTCGCTGATCAGCCACGCCCACCGCGACAAGGTCGCCGGTTTCGTCGACCGCGCCCGCGCCGACGGCGCCACCATCCTCGCCGGCGGCCACGCGCCCGGCGGCGACCTCGCCGCCGGCGCCTACTACCGCCCCACGCTCGTGGTCGGCGCGGCGCAGGACTCCGAGATCGTGCAGGAGGAAGTCTTCGGCCCAGTGCTCACCGCCCTGCCCTTCGACACCGACGACGAAGCCCTCGCCCTGGCCAACGACACCCCGTACGGCCTCGCCGCCTGCGCCTGGACCAACGACCTCAACCGCTCCCTGCGCGCCAGCGCCGAAATCCAGGCCGGCTGCGTCTGGATCAACGACCACATCCCGATCGTCTCCGAAATGCCGCACGGCGGCTACAAAGCCTCCGGCTTCGGCAAAGACATGTCCGCCTACTCGCTCGAGGAATACACCAACACCAAACACGTCATGCTCAGCCGCGACAAAGCACCCCACAAGGACTGGCAGAACACCGTCTTCCGTACCCGCCATTGA
- a CDS encoding TetR/AcrR family transcriptional regulator C-terminal domain-containing protein: MAAAETGTQRERAKGLSREVIVDACLRLADEEGSSALTFRRIGRLLGADPTALYRHFKDKDELLLALADRLIGEALKDFEPAPSWRDTIKELVVRGRRAYLAHPQVAALAAVRVTRQESEMQFVETMLATFRQAGFGAEDAVRTYRACADFMLAWTGFDAALKSLGEKSEADNRAWAEAYAQAPAERFPNATASAAAMAGISDEDNFDFALELLLDGIEARLRACVAAPPAAPPAAPQANRKEPQP, from the coding sequence ATGGCAGCGGCAGAAACAGGGACGCAGCGGGAGCGTGCCAAGGGGCTTTCGCGCGAGGTCATCGTCGACGCCTGCCTCCGTCTGGCCGACGAGGAGGGCAGTTCGGCGTTGACGTTCCGCCGCATCGGCCGGCTGCTCGGCGCGGATCCGACGGCGCTCTACCGGCACTTCAAGGACAAGGACGAACTGCTGCTGGCGCTCGCGGACCGGCTGATCGGCGAGGCCTTGAAGGACTTCGAACCGGCGCCGTCCTGGCGGGACACCATCAAGGAGCTTGTGGTGCGCGGCCGCCGGGCCTACTTGGCCCATCCGCAGGTGGCGGCGCTCGCGGCCGTGCGGGTGACCCGGCAGGAGTCCGAGATGCAGTTCGTCGAGACCATGCTCGCCACGTTCAGGCAGGCCGGTTTCGGTGCGGAGGACGCCGTGCGGACCTACCGGGCCTGCGCCGACTTCATGCTCGCCTGGACCGGATTCGACGCCGCCCTGAAGTCGCTGGGCGAGAAGTCCGAGGCGGACAACCGCGCCTGGGCAGAAGCCTACGCCCAGGCTCCGGCGGAACGTTTTCCGAACGCAACGGCATCGGCTGCGGCGATGGCCGGCATCAGCGACGAGGACAACTTCGACTTCGCGCTCGAACTGCTGCTCGACGGCATCGAGGCCCGGCTCCGCGCCTGCGTTGCTGCTCCGCCGGCTGCTCCGCCGGCTGCTCCGCAGGCCAACCGAAAGGAACCGCAACCATGA